A genomic window from Cucumis melo cultivar AY chromosome 8, USDA_Cmelo_AY_1.0, whole genome shotgun sequence includes:
- the LOC103484853 gene encoding BTB/POZ domain-containing protein At3g49900 isoform X2 yields MDPLASKSSYLKRQLAKASDVTLTPPLKITSKTFTLLADFCYGAPIVITPFNVAALRTAAELLEMSDTENNTKEENLVDVTEKYFRRVVAVNRDYASVVFRSCLELLPEAETMAYLGSRCLEAWSLEDEGDNGDITCFEDFKCVEVENFMVLASSLNRRFKCHDLIYNIALLYLKGHGGKITEDQKVLICNFIDCDKLSPNLLLHAVQNPLMPLRFVVRAMLIEQLNTRNSIFSTTNTPAASATKSLPPRPVPKDPLTLGAILKRDAAARESAKLKAAMNATNSRIRTLESQLSSMKKKLQDSEKQRSLSQDAGRGRSASFHYGDEKSSCSNNNNNSKVVARGQRGSISSSVYRMSADFKAEYFNFGGGCKPSSDRGSSSNHGGAGKSGRSSSFGQRLMNGIKNVFRVSSLGETESKVQSRDDEEEGKDLFEKEEEEDGDDDIVVMRRNQLYVN; encoded by the exons ATG GATCCTCTGGCATCCAAATCCTCGTATTTAAAGCGACAATTGGCCAAAGCTTCCGACGTAACCCTCACTCCACCCCTCAAAATAACCTCCAAAACATTCACTCTACTCGCCGATTTTTGCTATGGTGCCCCGATCGTTATAACGCCGTTTAACGTCGCGGCACTAAGAACCGCGGCGGAGTTGCTTGAAATGTCGGACACGGAAAATAATACCAAGGAGGAAAACTTGGTGGACGTCACCGAAAAATACTTCCGGCGAGTGGTGGCCGTGAACCGGGATTATGCATCGGTGGTGTTCCGGTCGTGTTTGGAGTTGCTGCCGGAGGCTGAAACCATGGCGTATTTGGGTAGTAGATGTCTTGAAGCGTGGAGTTTGGAGGATGAGGGAGATAATGGAGACATTACTTGCTTTGAAGATTTCAAATGTGTGGAGGTGGAGAATTTTATGGTCTTGGCTTCGTCGCTGAACCGCCGGTTTAAATGCCATGATTTAATCTACAACATCGCTCTTCTTTATCTCAAA GGACATGGAGGAAAGATCACGGAAGACCAAAAGGTATTGATATGCAATTTCATAGACTGCGACAAACTCTCCCCCAACCTACTTCTACACGCAGTTCAAAACCCACTGATGCCCCTCAGATTTGTGGTCCGCGCCATGCTAATCGAACAGCTCAATACTCGTAACTCCATTTTCTCCACCACTAATACGCCCGCCGCTTCAGCCACCAAATCCCTACCACCGCGTCCAGTTCCCAAGGACCCCCTCACCCTCGGCGCAATTCTCAAGCGCGACGCCGCCGCTCGCGAGTCGGCCAAGTTAAAGGCGGCTATGAACGCCACAAACTCTCGCATACGAACCCTCGAATCCCAACTCTCCTCCATGAAGAAGAAGCTCCAAGATTCTGAGAAACAGAGGAGCTTGTCCCAGGACGCTGGCCGTGGTCGTTCCGCTAGCTTTCATTACGGCGACGAGAAGAGTAGctgtagtaataataataataatagtaaggTTGTGGCTAGAGGCCAACGTGGGTCCATTTCCTCCTCTGTTTATCGAATGAGTGCTGATTTTAAAGCAGAGTACTTTAACTTTGGTGGTGGGTGCAAGCCGTCTTCGGATCGTGGGTCGTCGTCCAATCATGGTGGGGCTGGGAAATCTGGAAGAAGTAGTAGTTTTGGGCAGAGATTGATGAATGGGATTAAGAATGTGTTTCGGGTGTCGAGTTTAGGAGAAACAGAGAGTAAAGTTCAGAGCAGAGATGATGAAGAGGAAGGGAAAGATTTGTTTGAAAAGGAGGAAGAGGAAGATGGGGATGATGATATTGTTGTAATGAGAAGAAATCAGCTTTATGTTAACTAG
- the LOC103484853 gene encoding BTB/POZ domain-containing protein At3g49900 isoform X1: MKETEDFTVWQNLRAVDTIYEEDYYEFSSSTSSLSPPLSPPPPPPPNHLFSRVRQWCNVTGFKTDVCIRVNGQCFHLHKDPLASKSSYLKRQLAKASDVTLTPPLKITSKTFTLLADFCYGAPIVITPFNVAALRTAAELLEMSDTENNTKEENLVDVTEKYFRRVVAVNRDYASVVFRSCLELLPEAETMAYLGSRCLEAWSLEDEGDNGDITCFEDFKCVEVENFMVLASSLNRRFKCHDLIYNIALLYLKGHGGKITEDQKVLICNFIDCDKLSPNLLLHAVQNPLMPLRFVVRAMLIEQLNTRNSIFSTTNTPAASATKSLPPRPVPKDPLTLGAILKRDAAARESAKLKAAMNATNSRIRTLESQLSSMKKKLQDSEKQRSLSQDAGRGRSASFHYGDEKSSCSNNNNNSKVVARGQRGSISSSVYRMSADFKAEYFNFGGGCKPSSDRGSSSNHGGAGKSGRSSSFGQRLMNGIKNVFRVSSLGETESKVQSRDDEEEGKDLFEKEEEEDGDDDIVVMRRNQLYVN; the protein is encoded by the exons ATGAAGGAAACAGAGGATTTTACCGTTTGGCAAAATCTTCGCGCCGTCGATACAATTTATGAAGAAGATTATTATGAGTTTTCCTCATCcacttcttctctctctccgCCTCTCTCTCCACCGCCACCACCGCCTCCTAACCATCTCTTTTCCAGAGTTCGTCAATG GTGTAATGTAACTGGATTTAAGACAGATGTTTGTATTCGAGTTAATGGGCAATGTTTTCATCTCCACAAG GATCCTCTGGCATCCAAATCCTCGTATTTAAAGCGACAATTGGCCAAAGCTTCCGACGTAACCCTCACTCCACCCCTCAAAATAACCTCCAAAACATTCACTCTACTCGCCGATTTTTGCTATGGTGCCCCGATCGTTATAACGCCGTTTAACGTCGCGGCACTAAGAACCGCGGCGGAGTTGCTTGAAATGTCGGACACGGAAAATAATACCAAGGAGGAAAACTTGGTGGACGTCACCGAAAAATACTTCCGGCGAGTGGTGGCCGTGAACCGGGATTATGCATCGGTGGTGTTCCGGTCGTGTTTGGAGTTGCTGCCGGAGGCTGAAACCATGGCGTATTTGGGTAGTAGATGTCTTGAAGCGTGGAGTTTGGAGGATGAGGGAGATAATGGAGACATTACTTGCTTTGAAGATTTCAAATGTGTGGAGGTGGAGAATTTTATGGTCTTGGCTTCGTCGCTGAACCGCCGGTTTAAATGCCATGATTTAATCTACAACATCGCTCTTCTTTATCTCAAA GGACATGGAGGAAAGATCACGGAAGACCAAAAGGTATTGATATGCAATTTCATAGACTGCGACAAACTCTCCCCCAACCTACTTCTACACGCAGTTCAAAACCCACTGATGCCCCTCAGATTTGTGGTCCGCGCCATGCTAATCGAACAGCTCAATACTCGTAACTCCATTTTCTCCACCACTAATACGCCCGCCGCTTCAGCCACCAAATCCCTACCACCGCGTCCAGTTCCCAAGGACCCCCTCACCCTCGGCGCAATTCTCAAGCGCGACGCCGCCGCTCGCGAGTCGGCCAAGTTAAAGGCGGCTATGAACGCCACAAACTCTCGCATACGAACCCTCGAATCCCAACTCTCCTCCATGAAGAAGAAGCTCCAAGATTCTGAGAAACAGAGGAGCTTGTCCCAGGACGCTGGCCGTGGTCGTTCCGCTAGCTTTCATTACGGCGACGAGAAGAGTAGctgtagtaataataataataatagtaaggTTGTGGCTAGAGGCCAACGTGGGTCCATTTCCTCCTCTGTTTATCGAATGAGTGCTGATTTTAAAGCAGAGTACTTTAACTTTGGTGGTGGGTGCAAGCCGTCTTCGGATCGTGGGTCGTCGTCCAATCATGGTGGGGCTGGGAAATCTGGAAGAAGTAGTAGTTTTGGGCAGAGATTGATGAATGGGATTAAGAATGTGTTTCGGGTGTCGAGTTTAGGAGAAACAGAGAGTAAAGTTCAGAGCAGAGATGATGAAGAGGAAGGGAAAGATTTGTTTGAAAAGGAGGAAGAGGAAGATGGGGATGATGATATTGTTGTAATGAGAAGAAATCAGCTTTATGTTAACTAG
- the LOC103484851 gene encoding peptidyl-prolyl cis-trans isomerase CYP65 isoform X1, which translates to MGKKQHSKDRLFITKTEWATEWGGAKSKGSQTPFKRLPFYCCALTFTPFEDPVCTADGSVFEIMNIIPYIRKYGKNPVTGAALKQEELIPLTFHKNSEGEFQCPVLNKVFTEFTHIVAIKTTGNVFCYEAVKELNIKTKNWKELLTDEPFCREDIITIQNPTALDSKVLLDFDHVKNSLKVDDEELQKMKSDPTYNINVSGDIKQMLQELGTEKGRQTALHGGGGGKAQKERAAALAAILAARSRIKEDSKENGKGEDKPKQGFSIVDAASASVHGRSAAAAKAAPSEKTAARIAMHMAGERAPVNAKMVKSRYTTGAASRSFTSTSYDPVTKNEHEYIKVEKNPKKKGYVQLHTTHGDLNIELHCDIAPRACENFITLCENGYYNGVAFHRNIRNFMIQGGDPTGTGRGGESIWGKPFKDELNSKLVHSGRGVVSMANSGPHTNGSQFFILYKSANHLNFKHTVFGSVVGGLTALAAMEKVPVDDNDRPLEEIKITNVTVFVNPYSEPDEEEEKQKDEKNVDDEENDKVGSWYSNPGTGVAEDGAAGGGVGKYLKARNAQSKPPAVDATLKQNTSTKKATLKQNTSTKKRTAAGEFKDFSSW; encoded by the exons ATGGGGAAGAAACAGCACAGTAAAGACCGACTTTTTATTACGAAAACTGAATGGGCCACCGAATGGGGTGGCGCCAAATCCAAGGGCTCTCAAACCCCTTTCAAACGGCTTCCTTTCTATTGCTGCGC GCTTACATTTACACCCTTTGAGGATCCTGTATGTACTGCCGATGGCAGCGTGTTCGAGATTAT GAATATCATCCCTTATATACGGAAGTATGGGAAAAATCCTGTTACTGGAGCTGCCCTGAAGCAGGAGGAACTAATTCCGCTGACTTTCCATAAGAATTCTGAAG GCGAGTTTCAATGTCCTGTACTAAACAAAGTTTTTACGGAGTTCACTCACATAGTTGCTATAAAGACCACTGGAAATGTCTTCTGCTATGAG GCAGTTAAAGAATTAAATATCAAAACGAAAAACTGGAAGGAACTTCTCACCGATGAACCATTTTGTAGGGAAGATATTATAACCATTCAG AACCCTACTGCGCTTGATAGTAAGGTTCTCCTGGATTTTGATCACGTGAAAAATAGCCTGAAAGTTGATGATGAAG AACTTCAGAAAATGAAATCAGATCCAACATATAACATAAATGTGTCGGGGGACATCAAGCAGATGCTTCAGGAACTTGGAACCGAAAAAGGAAGGCAAACTGCACTTCATGGGGGAGGTGGTGGCAAAGCACAAAAAGAAAGGGCGGCTGCACTTGCTGCAATTTTAGCAGCTAGGTCGCGCATTAAAGAGGATTCCAAAGAGAATGGAAAAGGAGAGGATAAACCTAAGCAGGGATTTAGTATTGTGGATGCTGCATCTGCCTCAGTGCATGGAAGAAGTGCAGCTGCTGCAAAAGCTGCACCAAGTGAAAAAACTGCTGCTCGAATTGCGATGCACATGGCGGGTGAGAGGGCACCAGTAAATGCTAAGATG GTAAAGAGTCGTTACACTACTGGTGCTGCATCCCGGTCCTTCACATCTACATCTTATGATCCTGTTACAAAGAATGAACATGAATATATCAAGGTCGAGAAAAATCCAAAGAAGAAAGGATATGTACAGTTGCATACAACACATGGAGATTTGAATATTGAACTACATTGTGATATTGCACCAAGGGCATGTGAGAATTTCATTACACTTTGTGAAAATGGTTACTACAATGGAGTTGCTTTCCATAGAAATATTAG GAATTTTATGATTCAAGGTGGTGATCCAACTGGTACTGGGAGAGGCGGTGAATCTATATGGGGAAAGCCCTTCAAAGATGAGCTTAACTCCAAGCTGGTTCATTCTGGACGGGGCGTTGTCAGTATGGCAAATAGTGGTCCCCACACTAATGGTTCCCAGTTTTTTATTCTTTACAAATCTGCCAATCACTTAAACTTCAAGCATACTGTATTTGGCAGTGTTGTTGGTGGGTTGACTGCTTTGGCAGCAATGGAAAAGGTTCCCGTTGATGACAACGATCGGCCCCTG GAAGAGATCAAGATAACAAACGTCacagtttttgtgaatccatattCAGAACCTGATGAAGAGGAAGAAAAGCAGAAAGACGAAAAGAATGTGGATGATGAAGAAAAC GATAAGGTTGGGTCATGGTATAGTAACCCTGGCACCGGTGTAGCTGAAGACGGAGCTGCTGGTGGCGGTGTAGGGAAATATTTGAAAGCAAGGAATGCCCAATCCAAGCCCCCTGCTGTTGATGCTACTCTAAAACAAAATACCTCAACCAAGAAAGCTACTCTAAAACAAAATACCTCAACCAAGAAAAGGACAGCTGCAGGAGAATTCAAAGACTTCTCTTCGTGGTAA
- the LOC103484852 gene encoding adenylyl-sulfate kinase 3 yields MDALQLTPPLVRMFEYRPLISSSFGNLKPASIAVNNAIGLERSCGGWRFCCDAVPTSFLQPFKAATSICSAIHGKGCHETSTGGKSTNIVWHDCPVGKPQREKLIQQKGCVIWITGLSGSGKSTLACALSQGLHARRKLTYILDGDNIRHGLNSDLSFEPEDRAENIRRIGEVASLFADAGIICIASLISPFRKDRDACRALLAEGDFIEVFLDVPLNVCEARDPKGLYKLSRAGKIQGFTGIDDPYEEPLNSEIVLQYKEGICSSPNDMAERVISYLEERGHLQA; encoded by the exons ATGGACGCGTTGCAATTGACGCCACCGCTGGTTCGCATGTTTGAATATCGGCCGTTGATATCCTCATCTTTTGGGAATTTGAAGCCTGCTAGCATTGCAGTGAACAATGCGATTGGACTGGAGCGGAGTTGTGGAGGATGGCGGTTCTGTTGCGATGCTGTTCCAACTAGTTTCTTACAGCCATTTAAAGCGGCGACGAGCATTTGCTCTGCGATTCACG gtaaaggTTGCCATGAGACCTCAACCGGTGGGAAGTCAACAAATATTGTATGGCATGATTGTCCCGTTGGGAAGCCTCAAAGAGAAAAGTTGATTCAGCAGAAAGGCTGCGTCATATGGATAACTGGTCTGAGTGGTTCAG GAAAAAGCACTCTGGCATGTGCATTAAGTCAAGGCTTACATGCAAGAAGAAAACTGACCTACATCCTTGATGGTGACAATATTAGGCATGGTCTAAACAGTGATCTTAGTTTTGAACCTGAAGACCGTGCAGAAAACATACGGAGGATTG GTGAGGTAGCAAGCCTCTTTGCAGATGCTGGGATTATTTGTATTGCTAGCTTAATATCTCCTTTTCGGAAGGATAGAGATGCCTGTCGTGCTTTGCTGGCAGAAGGTGATTTTATTGAG GTTTTCCTTGATGTACCACTTAATGTATGTGAAGCTCGGGACCCGAAGGGTCTGTATAAACTGTCTAGAGCAGGAAAGATACAAG GATTCACAGGGATAGATGATCCATATGAAGAACCACTAAATTCCGAG ATTGTGTTGCAATACAAAGAAGGGATCTGCTCGTCCCCTAACGACATGGCTGAAAGAGTGATATCATATTTAGAAGAGAGAGGGCACCTGCAAGCCTAA
- the LOC103484851 gene encoding peptidyl-prolyl cis-trans isomerase CYP65 isoform X2, whose translation MGKKQHSKDRLFITKTEWATEWGGAKSKGSQTPFKRLPFYCCALTFTPFEDPVCTADGSVFEIMNIIPYIRKYGKNPVTGAALKQEELIPLTFHKNSEGEFQCPVLNKVFTEFTHIVAIKTTGNVFCYEAVKELNIKTKNWKELLTDEPFCREDIITIQNPTALDSKVLLDFDHVKNSLKVDDEELQKMKSDPTYNINVSGDIKQMLQELGTEKGRQTALHGGGGGKAQKERAAALAAILAARSRIKEDSKENGKGEDKPKQGFSIVDAASASVHGRSAAAAKAAPSEKTAARIAMHMAGERAPVNAKMVKSRYTTGAASRSFTSTSYDPVTKNEHEYIKVEKNPKKKGYVQLHTTHGDLNIELHCDIAPRACENFITLCENGYYNGVAFHRNIRNFMIQGGDPTGTGRGGESIWGKPFKDELNSKLVHSGRGVVSMANSGPHTNGSQFFILYKSANHLNFKHTVFGSVVGGLTALAAMEKVPVDDNDRPLEEIKITNVTVFVNPYSEPDEEEEKQKDEKNVDDEENDKVGSWYSNPGTGVAEDGAAGGGVGKYLKARNAQSKPPAVDATLKQNTSTKKRTAAGEFKDFSSW comes from the exons ATGGGGAAGAAACAGCACAGTAAAGACCGACTTTTTATTACGAAAACTGAATGGGCCACCGAATGGGGTGGCGCCAAATCCAAGGGCTCTCAAACCCCTTTCAAACGGCTTCCTTTCTATTGCTGCGC GCTTACATTTACACCCTTTGAGGATCCTGTATGTACTGCCGATGGCAGCGTGTTCGAGATTAT GAATATCATCCCTTATATACGGAAGTATGGGAAAAATCCTGTTACTGGAGCTGCCCTGAAGCAGGAGGAACTAATTCCGCTGACTTTCCATAAGAATTCTGAAG GCGAGTTTCAATGTCCTGTACTAAACAAAGTTTTTACGGAGTTCACTCACATAGTTGCTATAAAGACCACTGGAAATGTCTTCTGCTATGAG GCAGTTAAAGAATTAAATATCAAAACGAAAAACTGGAAGGAACTTCTCACCGATGAACCATTTTGTAGGGAAGATATTATAACCATTCAG AACCCTACTGCGCTTGATAGTAAGGTTCTCCTGGATTTTGATCACGTGAAAAATAGCCTGAAAGTTGATGATGAAG AACTTCAGAAAATGAAATCAGATCCAACATATAACATAAATGTGTCGGGGGACATCAAGCAGATGCTTCAGGAACTTGGAACCGAAAAAGGAAGGCAAACTGCACTTCATGGGGGAGGTGGTGGCAAAGCACAAAAAGAAAGGGCGGCTGCACTTGCTGCAATTTTAGCAGCTAGGTCGCGCATTAAAGAGGATTCCAAAGAGAATGGAAAAGGAGAGGATAAACCTAAGCAGGGATTTAGTATTGTGGATGCTGCATCTGCCTCAGTGCATGGAAGAAGTGCAGCTGCTGCAAAAGCTGCACCAAGTGAAAAAACTGCTGCTCGAATTGCGATGCACATGGCGGGTGAGAGGGCACCAGTAAATGCTAAGATG GTAAAGAGTCGTTACACTACTGGTGCTGCATCCCGGTCCTTCACATCTACATCTTATGATCCTGTTACAAAGAATGAACATGAATATATCAAGGTCGAGAAAAATCCAAAGAAGAAAGGATATGTACAGTTGCATACAACACATGGAGATTTGAATATTGAACTACATTGTGATATTGCACCAAGGGCATGTGAGAATTTCATTACACTTTGTGAAAATGGTTACTACAATGGAGTTGCTTTCCATAGAAATATTAG GAATTTTATGATTCAAGGTGGTGATCCAACTGGTACTGGGAGAGGCGGTGAATCTATATGGGGAAAGCCCTTCAAAGATGAGCTTAACTCCAAGCTGGTTCATTCTGGACGGGGCGTTGTCAGTATGGCAAATAGTGGTCCCCACACTAATGGTTCCCAGTTTTTTATTCTTTACAAATCTGCCAATCACTTAAACTTCAAGCATACTGTATTTGGCAGTGTTGTTGGTGGGTTGACTGCTTTGGCAGCAATGGAAAAGGTTCCCGTTGATGACAACGATCGGCCCCTG GAAGAGATCAAGATAACAAACGTCacagtttttgtgaatccatattCAGAACCTGATGAAGAGGAAGAAAAGCAGAAAGACGAAAAGAATGTGGATGATGAAGAAAAC GATAAGGTTGGGTCATGGTATAGTAACCCTGGCACCGGTGTAGCTGAAGACGGAGCTGCTGGTGGCGGTGTAGGGAAATATTTGAAAGCAAGGAATGCCCAATCCAAGCCCCCTGCTGTTGATGCTACTCTAAAACAAAATAC CTCAACCAAGAAAAGGACAGCTGCAGGAGAATTCAAAGACTTCTCTTCGTGGTAA